The segment ctgttttaagttgaccacatttttatctttttgtgcttaatatttttatacaatctccaaattacccatataaccctaacatttctttcttccatttttcccttttcacgtttgacataacaacttcagcacttttatccaaacgcataactgcttattttaaaaataagtttcagcacttttaaaagtacttttttaaagctgcttttattaagcccatccaaacgggccctttgttacgtaaaaatatatgtatataatctgtgattttattttttcgttagattttttttaataaaatcaaaatattattatttaaaaatatatatataaaaaattgaacaacACCAAATCTCAGTACACCCGTAGTTTaactgatttattttaattctttaatataataaaattttatccaAATCGTGTACATCATTGCACAAATAAAGATTGGAAATTTTACACAATATACTAGTGTTAAGAGTTGATTACATCTTATGCACTCTTTTTAAAATCACCAAAGTCCCTTAAAATTAGTTGAATTTGGATACATAACATCTTGGTTTCAGACATCACTCAACATTTCGATACATTGTGTGTTGATTTCAGATACATCACTCAACGTTCTAATACATCATGTATGTTTTGATACATCGCATAAAGTGATATATCGATTGGTACATCATAGATCTCATAGTGTGAAGAGATAATTACTTATTATCCATATATGTGATCGATATGTCACAAATCTCATAGTATTAAGAGCTAATTACATCATATCCCCACTTTTTTTCAAATCATAAAAATCTCTTAGCGTCTCAAAACGTCTTGATACATCGCATTCTAATTTCAGACACGTTTGGCAACATTTAAATACACCACATCTTAGTTCTGATTACATCACTCAAAATCTTAAGATATTGCGCACATTTCGATACATCATGTAAAATGATGTATTCGATTGAAACATCATGTAAAGCAATGtatccaaaaaaatatatgaagttttctcaaataataaaaaactttaaaaaatataatattataagttgtatatttaaataattgtttcaaCGTGGATTGCGTTGATTAGACAGATTTTTGGGTGGAGTTTAATTTTGGgaaaatagtaaataatatttCCTTCGTCCCATTTAATGTGATACTTTTTGCATTTTAAGACtcaaataagtttatttttaatcgtaagtttttcatagatttttttaacattttgaattatcatttattgtgacttatagtactcttcacgtagtttacaaatatataatttcattacaAAAGAATTGAAGATTTCATAAGCAAATGCCCGATCAAAGTTAAACTATTCGActctcaaaaaatgaaaaatgtcacataaaatggaaCAGGGGGaatagtaaattattaattcaaataaaatgttataaacatatattgatttaattgtaccctatagcaaattattgttattttttactctCTCCCTTGTAGAATCTCGTCTGCTTCTCTCGCTTTTACACAaacacaaatttataaaatgtgtttgtgtttgtatacaatgagaaaaaattgtatatctACATATATCTCCTctcccctctcccagatctcgttCACCACTATCACTCGTCTCTCTCACTTTATGCAAACATAAATGTATACATTGTATTTGTGTTTGTGTAAAGCGTgggataattgtatatacaaaacaaatgcatatattttcgtcctatacaatTATGATTATGCAAATACAATTTCCCCTCTGCCTAGTTCTCtcttgtctttctctctttctcgttttatacaaaacaCATATTATAAAATTGATCTTTTGCATATGTATATCGCAACAAATTATGCAATTATTTTCttctgtatatgtatagcgaattatacaattgctttCTCTggatatgtatagcgaattataaaACTGTCTTCTTTGTATATTTATAGCGCAATATACATATTCATGTTTCCTATGCAGagtaattatgcaaactataattatagcatataaatatgatttgttatatgtgaaagttactcTTTAAACAAGGATTTAGTTTGAGAACCCATAAATTATGTCGTAAAAGGTAGACTCATTTTGATTTGTGAGTAAAATCTTTGATATGAGTCTTTAGTATGTcatttttttgtactatattAATCGCTCACCTTATCTGGAAAAAAATTGTCTAAATTACTTgtcaatttataaaaataaaatcatatatttttttacttttgcaattaatttcttttgaaagtGTAAATAATTTTGTAAACTTCTTAAAAAATTCctaaaggaaaaattagtaatttcCTTTTTATCCACGATTTTTTTTAAGGATCATCTAAAGAAGAAAGTAGACAATTAATATAATGTATTTGAAGTATTGTTATCTATATTTATCTGACAtgaaattttagtttattttgtcAAGTCAGGTTTTTCTAAAATGATTGATGTTACAAagttaattaaacaaaaaaaaatatgataaaattttatcaaatcacaatttctttttattaacaataattaagttaataaaattattattacaataaaataaaaaaacgtaagcacaatataataaaacacaaagatattatgaaaataaaatttgaagggAGATCTTTAAAATTACCTTTTcgttataatgattttaaaaaaattattgacttTATTTATGTAAAACAAGTTAAAGCTCTTTCTCAAATAACTTTTTTACTAgagtaattttttgaaatatttactcAAATTATTGAGGTAGATAAATCTTTCCATATCTATTatctaattataaataaatacttactCAACACTCAAACAAATGAGAGCATAACATGTGTCTTGCACATAGccttaatataattaaatatcattcttcgtattttaatttatttgtctgaTTTAATTTGGCAAagctttttaaaaagtaaaatatgacTTCAAAATCTTATAATGCTAAACTAAAAATAGGTAagatgtatttttattttataatgttaaaCATATAACgtggaaagaaaaaattgtcgaaaataaaaaaaatgtatagacATAGTTTTTAATagtgatttattttgattatttttatctttttatggtttatttaaATTTCGAACTTAATTGATATTTACATTCTTCAATTGTAGGTATGTGTACACAAATAAACATACACATTCTATATTAAAAATCTTATACGATTTAAAATATAAGACATATGATGCTCATACTATTTATTGTGAAAGACGCGAATATCTATTTGTCCAAACTTTATAATGTTCGATCAATTTAGGAGACAAGCGTTTAATAAAACTAAAGTTGAAtgatatgttttatatattcacTATAGTTATGACATGACTATGATAAATcacattaataatttaataaatatagcaGATCTTTTCTGTTTTTTCCCTATTGAATTTTCGAGTTAGGTTTCAAATATACTTTTGTGCTTCgcaaaaatgaaaattagttATTAGTACTGTATGTACGCTTGATTTTGTTGTTTCCAAGATGTTAGGAAGAGTTTCTTCACTTGTAACGATCTTGATCTTCGCTCAAACTGGAATTCTGTATTCTCACCATGAAGCAGCTCATTGGAGTTGCGATTCCAACGCCGATACCCATGTTCAAGCTCACTTCAACCCAGGAAGAATAACCCTCGATGGACAAGTTGATGATTGGAAAGATATGGATGGTTCTGCATTTTCTGTTTTACCTGCTTTAGACCCAGATGCAGATAAGGCATACAATGGTGGGAAAATGACCGTCAAGGTACTTATCAACTCATTTTGCAAGAAAagattcagtttttttttttttgaactttggATTCTTGTTGGAGTTACCCCTTTGTTAAATAGCTCGAAAAGACTAAATTTTTGTCTTAAATACTTCTGATTTTTGTTGAATTGCCCTGAAATCCGGATGAAATGGATAATTTAGAAATGATTCATATGGCCCTACCCGGCTGACTAGCTTCTGATTGAAGCGTAGTTGATTGATTGCATTTATTTATGACAGTGGCGAAGCCAGAAATGAGGCCTCTGATTGAAGCGTAGTTGATTGATTGCATTTATTTATGACAGTGGTGAAGTCAGAAATTGCTTTAAGGATGttcaaaaattaatgtataGACATATATACTTTGTATGTATATGTTGCAATTTTTCGACGAAGGGGGTTCGACTATAAGTGGCTACTCCACTGCTTATTGATTGTATTTACTAGGACGAATTTGAGCACAAGATGTTTTTTGTCCTTTTGCGCAGGCGTCACATGATGGCAAAGATGTTTTCTTCATGTTGCAAGTCGACGGGGATTATACATATTCTGAAGGGTATGGATTTTTCAAATGCTAGGACAAAGAGACCTTCATGCTTTATCACAATTTGTATTTCCTGCTTAATTAGGAAGGAAAGAAAGGATATCGGTAGATATTCAAAGAAATGTTATGTTCGATTAAAAATTGTGAAGGAGATTAGTTCAGAGGTAGATTCTtgattttatgtcatttttatgTTAACCATTAACTCGCGACATCCTCTTTTATCCAGGCTTAGGAATGGTAATGTGAAGCTCGTATAGAGTTTGGGATTTGAAGTACAGTTGATTGGTcaattgattgattgattagTTTAGACGTGGAGACTCTTCAATTAAGTAGTAACATCAAATAAATTTGGTCAGACAGAAACGGGTGACAAGTTACTTGGGCAAGAGGGCTGTATTTTCATGTCATTCAGTTATTTAACATGCTTAAGTTGATCTCAAACATTAGCAGTTCGATCAATTCTAGGAAACCACATTAGTTGGGTAAAGGTTTGAGGTTTGACTGGAATAACAAACGCTCATTTGTGCTTTCTTGCCATCTTCACCATCATCTATGAAGTTAATTTGACTGTAGGAATGTTTGCGATATTCAGTTGTTGCTTTTCAAACAATGTCTGACATCTTTTTCCTTGTTTGAGACCCTTAATTATCACAGTTTTATTGCTCACTTCAGATACAGTAACAAGACTGCATCAGTTGCTTTAATGTTCCAAATTGGTGAAAATGCATCTTATCATAGAGTAAGTGGCTCCAACACctattctttctctttcttttccttcCTTTCTATATCCTACTTTTTCCTGTTAAATATCATGAACTGCTTTTGGAATAACATCTGAGACTGCTTCTTAACTTCAAGATGGGAGGGTGTGAAGAAGAACCTGATACTTGCACGAGCAAGTCATGCAAGGGCCATGAAGTTGACCTTATGCATTTCTCTATAGGAAAAGCAATTCCTGGAAGACTCTATGGAGGGAACCTGCTAGATAACAGTGAGGGAAATGGGGGTGACAGGTAATCAAACTGGTTCTGCACTTCTTGCAAATCACAACAATTTTTGTGCCATTAAATTAGTAAAGAAGTACTATTTCATTTCTGTTGGCACACTAGGACAGATTTGGTCATTTGGTTGATCTGTATTGTTGGAATCCACACTGCCGTTATTTGGATGGCTATGGTCCATCAGGTATGatttggattatttttttaaatacgccTTTTTTTAGAAGCTTCAAGGTTAGATGGTAGATAGTGTAGCTAATAGTTGCTTCTTTGTTTTCCAATCAGTAGCATGGATAATAGTGTAGTGATATCATTGCATTCTATTGTACTGAGACATAGAAACGAATGTAGAACTGCAAAAGACTCGTCAAGTAGCAAGGAAGTTGTTTATATGCATATTAGCTATTTGTTATCATGATGTGCAACATTTTAACCTGGattgagatatagatcttgtaTTGCCAGGattagatttatttatttattttgtgtttgtg is part of the Solanum lycopersicum chromosome 1, SLM_r2.1 genome and harbors:
- the LOC101264151 gene encoding uncharacterized protein isoform X1, whose protein sequence is MLGRVSSLVTILIFAQTGILYSHHEAAHWSCDSNADTHVQAHFNPGRITLDGQVDDWKDMDGSAFSVLPALDPDADKAYNGGKMTVKASHDGKDVFFMLQVDGDYTYSEGYSNKTASVALMFQIGENASYHRMGGCEEEPDTCTSKSCKGHEVDLMHFSIGKAIPGRLYGGNLLDNSEGNGGDRFGHLVDLYCWNPHCRYLDGYGPSVNDTSAQNDWKGTWWHSSLTHSGFIKDDSPYSSSNQSGAYYFEFSRPLRTMDRLQQDAQFTIGKTSKMSVAFWYPENGKPWHGSGHFSISCDWILLDILADSSELTKVPQRSSWDAATAFSLLFSVVAFCISIFVGHRVSRTKNIPFTPMSNL
- the LOC101264151 gene encoding uncharacterized protein isoform X2 — its product is MLGRVSSLVTILIFAQTGILYSHHEAAHWSCDSNADTHVQAHFNPGRITLDGQVDDWKDMDGSAFSVLPALDPDADKAYNGGKMTVKASHDGKDVFFMLQVDGDYTYSEGYSNKTASVALMFQIGENASYHRMGGCEEEPDTCTSKSCKGHEVDLMHFSIGKAIPGRLYGGNLLDNSEGNGGDRFGHLVDLYCWNPHCRYLDGYGPSGFIKDDSPYSSSNQSGAYYFEFSRPLRTMDRLQQDAQFTIGKTSKMSVAFWYPENGKPWHGSGHFSISCDWILLDILADSSELTKVPQRSSWDAATAFSLLFSVVAFCISIFVGHRVSRTKNIPFTPMSNL